A single genomic interval of Comamonas sp. 26 harbors:
- a CDS encoding GDYXXLXY domain-containing protein, translating to MKYFSSQPHWWPAARQQGLVQGDAAPVDAHEPSVLVIVMAMLGVLVCMVPLLAFAFLGLGEEMFLGHGGMVLGLLALAGGGALLRSGPQAFAGCAGLVLWLLGEALVLINLGVDYLDSRPHLLMACVLLAALKVLGAWLSAARWIQAIMGVAWAVAALVFFMVLQSWLPWLLPLQLDSLLLVALWWLWLRAEPARLARPRQGSAQTRWAVFADAAIVGVLLLIAKGSYGNDWLDVQGQMRWSQGWEEGWSWAFVAARWLSAAEVLLATALLVRTWRGRGLLQARMPALLMLVGALLAVCAWFRLDLGAIALIAAAALLAGRWRIALLCALLGLVMLSQFYYESHWPLAIKGVGVAALGAVLLAGLWALRQRTAAVAVPQAAQPQTRSNKAQLAWMLASAVLVFGAVNWDVRGKEQVIAHGQRILVPLIPVDPRSLMQGDYMALRFDLPPAVREGLENITSPTAYVRAAVDAQGIATVQALVTDHKQAGAGEVILPLKRLKGQWVLVTDAYFFPEGQGTHFESGKYGDFRVLPDGRALLVGLADAEGKVIEPLPGGPIWSWKSGADAASPSERAAEEQTEAAVEPAEGAKEPRP from the coding sequence ATGAAGTATTTTTCATCACAGCCCCATTGGTGGCCTGCCGCGCGGCAGCAAGGGCTGGTGCAGGGCGATGCTGCGCCCGTTGATGCCCACGAGCCCTCGGTGCTGGTCATTGTCATGGCCATGCTGGGCGTGCTGGTCTGCATGGTTCCACTGCTTGCCTTTGCGTTTTTGGGCTTGGGCGAAGAGATGTTTTTAGGTCATGGCGGCATGGTGCTAGGCCTGCTGGCCTTGGCCGGTGGCGGTGCTTTGCTGCGCAGCGGGCCGCAGGCTTTTGCAGGCTGCGCAGGGCTGGTGCTGTGGCTGCTGGGCGAGGCGCTGGTACTGATCAATCTGGGTGTCGATTACCTGGATTCCCGCCCCCACCTGTTGATGGCCTGTGTGTTGTTGGCGGCCCTGAAGGTGTTGGGGGCCTGGCTGTCTGCGGCGCGCTGGATTCAGGCCATCATGGGTGTGGCCTGGGCGGTCGCTGCCTTGGTTTTCTTTATGGTGCTGCAAAGCTGGTTGCCGTGGCTGTTGCCGCTGCAGCTCGATAGTCTGCTGCTGGTGGCCCTGTGGTGGCTGTGGCTGCGGGCCGAACCCGCACGGCTGGCACGGCCTCGGCAAGGGTCGGCGCAGACTCGCTGGGCGGTGTTTGCCGATGCCGCAATCGTCGGGGTGCTGCTGCTCATTGCCAAGGGCAGCTACGGCAATGACTGGCTGGATGTGCAGGGGCAGATGCGCTGGAGCCAAGGCTGGGAAGAAGGCTGGAGCTGGGCTTTTGTTGCCGCGCGCTGGCTGTCTGCTGCAGAGGTGCTGCTGGCTACGGCGCTGCTGGTTCGCACCTGGCGCGGCCGGGGCCTGCTGCAAGCCCGCATGCCGGCATTGCTGATGCTGGTGGGGGCTTTGCTGGCTGTGTGCGCATGGTTTCGTTTGGATCTGGGAGCCATTGCCCTGATTGCCGCTGCCGCCCTGCTGGCTGGGCGCTGGCGTATTGCTTTGCTGTGCGCGCTGCTGGGCCTGGTGATGCTGAGTCAGTTTTATTACGAGTCGCACTGGCCGCTGGCCATCAAAGGTGTTGGCGTAGCCGCGCTGGGTGCCGTGCTTCTGGCAGGCCTGTGGGCGCTGCGCCAGCGCACAGCCGCAGTTGCGGTGCCGCAAGCCGCGCAGCCACAAACGCGCAGCAACAAGGCGCAGCTGGCCTGGATGCTGGCGAGCGCGGTGCTGGTGTTTGGCGCGGTCAACTGGGATGTGCGCGGCAAAGAGCAAGTCATTGCCCACGGTCAGCGCATTCTGGTGCCGCTGATACCTGTGGACCCGCGGTCGCTGATGCAGGGTGACTATATGGCGCTGCGCTTTGATCTGCCGCCTGCCGTCAGAGAAGGGCTGGAAAATATCACGTCCCCTACAGCCTATGTGCGTGCCGCCGTCGATGCTCAAGGCATTGCCACGGTGCAGGCGCTGGTGACTGACCACAAGCAAGCTGGCGCGGGCGAGGTGATCTTGCCGCTCAAGCGGCTCAAAGGACAGTGGGTGCTGGTGACCGATGCCTACTTCTTCCCCGAAGGGCAGGGCACGCATTTTGAAAGCGGCAAATACGGCGACTTTCGCGTGCTGCCCGATGGTCGCGCTCTGCTGGTGGGGCTGGCCGATGCCGAGGGCAAAGTCATTGAGCCTTTGCCCGGTGGCCCCATCTGGAGCTGGAAATCCGGGGCGGATGCCGCCAGCCCCAGCGAGCGCGCCGCTGAGGAGCAGACCGAGGCTGCCGTAGAGCCTGCGGAGGGTGCGAAGGAGCCACGCCCATAG
- a CDS encoding nuclease-related domain-containing protein: MNQIFATAFQGLFLYLGLALLVAVLLGVLRSPRFKGWRGERTVQNTIRKQLNPLVYVDLHNVTLPTADGSTQIDHLIFSPYGLFVLETKNYQGWIFGSERQSQWTQQIFKKRSRFQNPLRQNYKHTKAIQELLGVAPEHVHSVIAFVGDCEFKTEMPPQVTRGDGFVSHIQSFTQRVWSPEQMQELLDKLEAVRLQPGRATDKQHVAHVKELQAAKLQPKPKMQSKTPARPKPEPVAEPVKPPPPDVVDILLEPVAAAMVELPVDVPPERAAPVPDRTLAAVKRMNEVRECPQCTWPLRKLVMQRGPLAGQGVWRCTNTAACSFVQEEASHS, encoded by the coding sequence ATGAATCAGATTTTTGCGACGGCCTTTCAGGGCCTGTTTTTGTATCTGGGACTGGCGCTGCTGGTTGCCGTGCTGCTGGGCGTGTTGCGCTCACCGCGCTTCAAGGGCTGGCGTGGGGAGCGGACGGTGCAAAACACCATTCGCAAGCAGCTCAATCCGCTGGTCTATGTGGATCTGCACAACGTCACCTTGCCCACAGCCGATGGCAGCACGCAGATTGACCACCTGATTTTTTCGCCCTACGGCCTGTTTGTGCTGGAAACCAAGAACTATCAGGGCTGGATTTTTGGCAGCGAGCGCCAGTCGCAGTGGACGCAGCAAATCTTTAAAAAGCGCAGCCGCTTTCAGAACCCGCTGCGCCAGAACTACAAGCACACCAAGGCGATTCAGGAGTTGCTGGGCGTTGCGCCTGAACATGTGCACTCGGTGATTGCCTTTGTAGGCGACTGCGAGTTCAAGACAGAGATGCCGCCGCAAGTCACGCGTGGCGATGGCTTTGTCAGCCACATCCAGAGCTTTACACAGAGGGTATGGAGCCCTGAGCAAATGCAGGAGCTGCTGGACAAGCTCGAAGCCGTGCGTCTGCAACCTGGCCGCGCCACGGATAAGCAGCATGTGGCGCATGTGAAGGAGTTGCAAGCCGCCAAGTTGCAACCCAAGCCAAAGATGCAGAGCAAGACGCCTGCGCGGCCCAAGCCTGAGCCTGTGGCAGAGCCCGTAAAGCCACCGCCGCCCGATGTGGTCGATATCTTGCTGGAGCCGGTGGCTGCGGCGATGGTCGAGTTGCCGGTAGATGTGCCGCCCGAGCGAGCCGCTCCCGTCCCTGACCGGACTCTTGCCGCAGTCAAGCGCATGAATGAGGTGCGCGAATGCCCGCAGTGCACATGGCCGCTGCGCAAGCTGGTAATGCAGCGTGGACCACTGGCCGGACAGGGCGTCTGGCGCTGCACCAATACGGCAGCTTGCAGCTTTGTGCAAGAGGAAGCGTCACACAGCTGA
- a CDS encoding DUF2157 domain-containing protein, with amino-acid sequence MDPHLYQVSQPLVPDQERVAQLYQLAVSPRNPQTMEARMRTGLLLVAALLLGCGLIFWIAANWQEQSRLFKLSLIEAALAAAVLAACLWPSMRVAALFCATLVLGGLLAFVGQTYQTGADAWQLFAVWAALSLIWVGMLRSDWLWLLWVLIVALGIVMWTGRLDWGDVLFLGNGSQPSRWLNIGLWLALLCVPTLVSLLPWLRVQGGMGWWSHRAALACALTVWSSMFVAQVFDFEERGTGAVLVCTLALVVASLVLSLQGRFQDYVSLCLATLAVNALLLSAAARVLVRADIGGLLIFSLVGLACLGGSVRWLVSVQQRMREEQV; translated from the coding sequence ATGGACCCTCATCTGTATCAGGTCTCCCAGCCACTGGTGCCCGACCAAGAGCGCGTGGCGCAGCTCTATCAACTGGCGGTGTCACCCCGCAACCCGCAAACCATGGAAGCGCGTATGCGCACCGGCCTGCTGCTGGTGGCCGCCCTGTTGCTGGGCTGTGGTCTGATTTTCTGGATTGCGGCCAACTGGCAGGAGCAGTCTCGCCTGTTCAAACTAAGCTTGATTGAAGCGGCACTGGCGGCAGCCGTGCTGGCAGCCTGCCTGTGGCCGAGCATGCGGGTGGCTGCACTGTTCTGCGCCACGCTGGTGCTGGGCGGCTTGCTGGCTTTTGTTGGGCAGACCTACCAAACCGGGGCCGATGCCTGGCAGCTGTTTGCCGTGTGGGCCGCGCTGTCGCTGATCTGGGTGGGCATGTTGCGCAGTGACTGGTTGTGGCTGCTGTGGGTGCTGATTGTGGCGCTGGGCATTGTCATGTGGACGGGGCGGCTGGACTGGGGCGATGTGCTGTTCCTCGGCAATGGCTCGCAACCGAGCCGCTGGCTGAACATCGGCCTGTGGCTGGCGCTGCTTTGTGTGCCCACTCTGGTGTCGCTGCTGCCCTGGTTGCGTGTGCAGGGCGGCATGGGCTGGTGGTCGCACCGTGCGGCGCTGGCCTGTGCGCTGACGGTGTGGAGCAGCATGTTTGTGGCGCAGGTTTTTGATTTTGAGGAGCGTGGCACGGGTGCGGTACTGGTCTGCACGTTGGCACTGGTGGTCGCCAGTCTGGTGCTGTCGCTGCAAGGGCGTTTTCAGGACTATGTCTCGCTTTGCCTGGCCACGCTGGCCGTCAATGCACTGCTGCTGTCGGCGGCGGCCCGGGTTCTGGTGCGTGCAGATATTGGCGGTCTGCTGATTTTTTCCCTGGTGGGGCTGGCCTGTCTGGGCGGCTCGGTGCGCTGGCTGGTGAGCGTGCAGCAGCGCATGCGGGAGGAGCAGGTATGA